TTATGCCAAACAGCATAGTGAGTGTATTCTTCAGTAAAGATGCTATACTTGTGCAGTCCCATCCCATGATCCGGCGATCAAATATTGCCTCATATCAATTGTGTAACTTTGAACACAAAGCAGGCCGTCCGGGTGATCAGACATTGTAATTTTGCTCTCAGGAGAAGAAATATTCCAGATCTGCAGAGCATAGCAAAGAACAATCTGTTTTATGTCTCCAAGGATTGAATTTAGTAATATTTCTTTTGTGCATAGCACTAATTATGTAGGAAAACCTTTTTTGTAGATAAGATCAAAATTGAAGTCAAACCTTGATTGTGTGATCCAAAGATGCAGTTGCAAAACTGTTGGTGTCCATTGGGTTAAAATTTACGTGTTTTACTCTGTCGGAGTGTCCCTCAAACGTTCGAATACACTTCCAGTTATTCTTCTGCCAGTTCCAGAGCTTTATCAGGTGATCGTCGGACGAAGAGAGCACAAGAGGATCAGTGGGATGCACATCCAAAGACGTgatatcactatcatgagcttcgaTGCTTGTAACTTCTTCCTTTGTATGGTAATTGTATACATAGATCATCCCATAGCCATCGCCAGCGACAATCCATTCCTCTCGCGCAATGAATTTAGCAGAGTAAACTGTATTTGCAACACGATAATATTATACATAAGTTTGTTTGTGATGGAATGTTAAATGAACTAAAATGTTTTTCTTATTTCTTTGACTCCTTTATTTATTAATTTAATATGAGAAAGGCAGAATCCTGCGtgtttcttctctctttttttttctaaaaagaaaaataataaatggaaataGTAATGCCAGAAAGGATACCTGGTCTCTGTGTGAAGTCAAAGGATTTAGCTATGGCCTGCACATAAATGAGCGTATTCACTGTAACCAATTGAAAACAGAATTTGTTACCATTGTACAGATGACCAGATGAGATGGAGCAGCAAGCTACCTGCACTTGGTAGTCCCAAATAGCAACCTCTCCTGCTTGATTGGTCGTCAGAATCCTGCATTGCACAAAGAAAACATTAAATGTGAAAAAAGACTACATAAATCATTTCAAGCGCTATGTTGTAAGGCAGGAGCTAACCATGGTTCCGTTGGATGTGCGTCTAGAGACAGCACATGTGAAAACTTCCTATTGGATACAACCTGATTCAACCGAAACACAGAGCAACATTAATTGGTGAAAAATGTCAACAGTTATAACGAAGAGGCAATGGTTGAAACAAATGGAGGCAAATTACCTCGACCTCTGGCTGTTGCTGCTACCACGTGACCACCATTAAAAGAGAAAAAATACAATGCGATACATTAGTTAGATGCAACATATATACATACATTACATAAATAGTGGCAGTGTTTACCTTAACAGAGGTTGTCGCTTTTAGTGGGTTAGAAACAACACTTAACTTTAGCTCATACACCTTATCAGCTGCCATGTCTTTCGCTTGTTTAAAAAAATTGCTAAACTCGATGGCTTCTGAGTTTAGATTAGCATTCTGCAGCCCAACAATATCTTGTTCCAAGCAAATGGTGCTCTCTAGGGTGAGAAACTCGTCACTGCTCAGCTGGGATCTCTTCTTCTGATCGCTAACTGTCACTATGAGTGTGTAGATGCACTTTGGCGGCACGATGCAACAGAGTGGCATCTTTGCTATGTACCTCTTGGGGCACTTTGTCAGAAGCCTAACAGCAACGTGGTCATCTGTCGTGTTAGTCAGCTTTAGTGAACAAGAGGTCAGCTGATTGGCCTTAAATGGTAGCTGAAGCTTCCCGGGGTAAACGCCGAGCAGCTTACGGGAGACAGAGTTCATCTAcaagaagagagaaaaaaaaaagatccgTAAGGATACAGGCATCACAATGCACCCACGAAAAAGATGTGCTGACACGCGTCTGCATGCAGGTACCTCTTCATCCGTCTGTCCGTTGCCCTGCATCTGCTCTGCCACATTACCAGTATCCGTGACAGAATGTATCtacaagaagagagagagagagggagagagagaaattgGTAAGGATACAAGCATCACAAACATATACAGTATGATGCACCCACACGAAAAAGATGCGTTGACACGTCTGCATGCAGCTACCTCTTCATCCCTTGGCCCAATGCCCTGTGTCTGCTTCGCCCCATTACCAGTGTCCATGACACTGACAACAAAATCGTTTTCTTCATTTTTGATCTCCGCCCGGTCATGCTCTGGTCGTTTTCTTTTTCTTGAGCCGGCCAAATCATTTTCTACTTTACTGCTGCTTCCAGTGTTAGCAACAACTGGATCATTTCCGTCCATTTCTATCATTGCCAATCCCTTTCTGTGTGCAATTACTACCCTGTAACTGATTAAGAAGTTGCTGATGAGAAGTTTTATATGGGATCAAAGAGCACAATCTAAATAAAGAGGCATGATTAACAAAAGCGCCTAGTGCGTTTTTCCTTTGAAATAGAGGACGTTATTGCCTAGTCAGAAAATTGTAGCTATGTTGTTAAAACAAAAGGTGCATAATTTGTGTGACTGATTCTGTACAAACACTTGGCTTATACCGATACACAACAAACCTATAAACTGCCTGTCGAACATGACCTCTTAGTTAATACTCCCTCTCTATTCAAAAATAATGTTGCCATTACATTCATATATTTGTGAATATGTTGATTTGAGTTTTGAAAGAAGATATAGGTAAATTTGTCTTATAAAGTACTAGTAGTGTACTACATGTTATGTAAAGTCATGCATATATACTTTACACTAGTAAATAGTGGGCACAATGTTGCCTGATATAACCAACCATTGCAACATTGAAAATCACAATCTTGCAATTTTTTAGAGTGCATGTTCAAATACAAAGGTAAGGGATTTAtcacttgatgatgcacaatTGGCAATGCAAGGAGATAGAGCAATTACAACAGGGCCCCTACTTTGTTTTCAAGGGCTAAGGCAACCAAATTGGACTCCAACAAACTTCTACCAAGGTCATACTTTCAGGAGACCACCAAATCACCCGTCGCCAACTCCCTTCCCCCGGTCGTGGGTCTCTAGGAGTCTCCTTATTTTTAATTTGACATTTTCTTCTCCTCATGCTTCCAAATGTTGAAAATTATAATATTGATTGTTGGGGGTATTGCTCTTACAAAGGTACGGGATTTTCTCACTCTAGAATGCATAATTATTGCCAATGTAGGGAGTTACCTTTTGTAACATACACTAGGTTTTTGGCATGTATTTCCTCCATTCTGTATTATAAGTGATTTGTAGCTGTCCTAAGCTAATAAATCAtcctaagtttgaccaagtttgtaaATAAAATTATTAACATCTACCGCATCAATGGGCTAAATTATGAAAATATGATGAAGCTGATATCATAAATACTTTTTTCTATGAAATTGGTCAAAAATAGAATTGTTTGACTTTTGACAACTAGAAATCCATTACATTTTTAGGAAGGAGGGAGTATTTACTTAAGGGTTACCACTTGGGTCTCAAGGGTGTTTTAGGATAGTCCGGGTTGATGGAGATCAAATCATAAAGATTAATATGAAAGCAAATAGGTATAAAAATGTCTAACCATGAATCTAATGGTTATTTGGTAATATAAATATTGTTATTTTTATGAATTTAAGATATTTTGGTTTAAGGCAAAACTATAACATTAATTTCTTTTGGGACGGAAATAGTAATTTATTTTAGCTTCCATAACTTGACGGTCTGTGTGTAGCAATGCACATGACAACCGAACCACACAGACCAGCTGGGATTGTTTTCTTGCATACCTTCTTGAGCTATCCATACATACTTTTACATCTGCAACAAGCCCgaggatctaaacggggcctaacgtTAATTCcaaggatctaaacggggcctaacgttaatttattttgagacggaaaTAGTAACTTAATTTCAGCTTCCATAACTTGATGGTCTGCGTGTAGCAATGCTCATGACAACCGAACCACACAGATCAGCTGGGATTGTTTTCTTGCATACCTTCTTGAGCTATCCGTACATACTTTTACATCTGTAACATCTCCTAGGCCAAAGTTAAACGTCCTCTCAGGCCTGGCAGAGTACAAGGCATATACGGTATTTGTTATCAGTGGACAAACTCAAATAGTATTAAGCGAAAGTGAACAGATGATGATTTTAAATTAGCAGAAACGACATGATAGTAAAGAAACAGCATATATTTCTGTTCGTTGATTCTTTTATACCATTCCTTAGAAGACTGTAACAATGATCAAGTTGTATGCACAGGAAGATGGGATCATGGGAAAAAGCTGGAACTCTGTTTTTATTATTATCTAAAAATCTGATAAGGCACGGCACAATGTTTTGATGTTCGACTGAATAATTGTGTTACGTACGGGACATGCCACAATCACTATACGTGTATACTACTCCAACAGGATGATCAATAAAGAAGACACAGTTATACATATGTAGAATGTAGTATATTCTATTCTAACGACCGCTGACATGCCCAGATGCCCTGCAGATCGTCATGTATATATAAGCTGCACCGATGCATGTCCCCTACAAGCAGTAGTCATGTGCTTTTACCTGAGGGTATTTGGGTTCCATAGACAAACAGTCCCATCAAATGAACCAGTAACTAGTACTGCATGCTCGGGATCGGAACAGATTGTGTGCACTGAACTAAAATGTGCGTCTCTGACTGTTTCAACAAGATTCTGTGTGTGCATGCTCCAAATCTGTGTCAACAGAAGAAATGGACTATAATTAATAATACTTCGTATATATATGTTGAACATCATACTTACTGAGAAGATGCCACACCTTGACAGTCCCATCACCGTTACCAGTAATCAAGTATAGCTGGTCACCATTAGCAAAGTAACCGAAGTGACTTAGTTCTGGATCTTCATATTCTGACAATATGAATTTAGAAGAACGCGACCACCGAAGACTGCAAATCTGAAGAAGGATAGTAAATAGACCGTCAGAAGGCTATATTACCAGATTGACTAAAGTTTTGGATAAAATAGTGGTACAAGACTGAAACCTTTATTATTCCGCCACCACCACGAACTGCAAAAGTATCTGTTTCCTTTATGTTTAAAAAGGTGACTCCATAGACATTGCGAAAGTCAACAAACTTAAATATTCGAGTGCATTCCCAGCCCTTTTCCCAGTCCCACAACTTAACATTTCCCTCGGACCAAGAAGCTGACAGGACATATGACTCGGTTGGATGAACTGCCAAGTCCATTATGCCATGTACGTGAGCTTGAAAATACGTGAGTTGCTGCATTTCCCTGTAGCGATACACATGAATGTAACCAGCCTTATCTCCGGCCACAAACCATCGCTTGCGTGCAATAAGTTTGGCCACCGTCACATCTGGAATTGCAGTGATTAATTAATTTATTAGCGAGTGCGCCGGAAAAGAAACAGCTGGAAGTAGAGTAGAAGTAAAAAAAAGACTAGAAATCACCATCTATCAGCGGAAGCATATAAGGCAGGTCCAACTTTGCCTGCGCATAGACAGAAAAGCCGTTCGTCGACtagtatttttttctcgaacacataAGAGAAGTACGTATCATTATATTTAgaagaaaaataaagaaagaaaatcaAAACAACCCCTTAGAAAGGCATGACCAGTacaacagaaaaaaaaacaaggaCCAACAAATCAATCATGGCCATAAGCTACGAAGCcctttgaaagtgcatttgccccctatgtgggttttggtgtattgatgacatctaaattagggactaatatgatcttaatgagatatgtcgcagctattagtcctatgaaagattcaaagagttcataaagatgaaatggtatccctcgattcttgaagttgtaaaggcagacgaactcaaagcgctctccaagggttttatattttgtttttgagtttaggatccgccgcactataaagagggatgcaaacttagtcttaggaagatagagtgctcaagcataaaaataaaatcaaaagagagaaactctagcactccacgagtaCGTAGAATATTTTTCGATGActgttggtgtcggaagtcctgacgtaagtcaaaactcccgaccgtcggaagtcacgACTAACGCCGGAAGTCCGgacgcccagtcacttagcctacgCGGTGACCGtggccgtcggaagtcccgacgtgagtcggaactcccgacagtcggaagtcctggCCCAAGTCAGGAGTCCCGACATCTGGGGTTTTGCTGGCCGGCTAACTGCGCTCGTCGGAAGTCTCGAcatacgtcgggagtcccgacgtttgttgggagttccgacattgacttgCTCGTGCGGACTTTGACTCtgcgtgaacagtgttttctattaaggtcggaagtcccgagatctgcgtcagaacttccgacgtagatctgaacgttAGATTTCTACTGTGAGTATAAATAGCCCTCTCCTCACTTTTAACCACAAACGACTGATTCACAGCTCACCCTTCGTccaaaatagctcccaagcattcaaggcacccctctcctctcccctttgctccaatcttcgattcccctagggttttgagtgaaaggagagtggattaagtgagagaatcactttggcaagcttgagcatttgatttctttgtcaagccggttgaatttgcgtctattactcttggggctttgcccctagccggctaggtgttgcccaagagcttccatcttgtggaagagccttgggaagtttgtattacccttgattcttagtggaaagctcaagtgacctttttgtttgctttgagagaggcaaggaggtgaaagagactccgacctttgtggtcacctcaacaacgaggacgtaggagctcctttgtgggatTGCCGAACCTCGGAATAAATCCTTGCGTCCCGTGTGCTTGTCGTTGTGTTTGctcgagattacttgtatttgtttgtctctctctcaAACTTTATTTCACGGTTTTGActcgatctatggtttggaggcatTTCGGCGTCAacggagtgacccaacatcttcaccaaaccactaggaagtggggttgtaagattatttatccgcaaagttaaatttggcactgcttttgtagttcacgtaggcgtcgggacttctgacagtttctgccggaacttctgacgacgtcgggagtttcgacccaaactgtcgggacttctgacattgactaacaaatttgaacttagcatttgcagttaatttttacatacgcctattcacccccctctaggcattgttagatccttttaattggtattagAGTAAGGTATTCTTTTAGCGCTTCACTGCATGAGAAGAAATAATGTCGgagtccgacaagatgcaagccgatgccgccgagatggccaagaaaatagctgaagagttgatggctactcaagtcaagttcttccaagatgaaatgaagaagatgcaagatgagatgagcaagatgaaggaagaattgagcaagaaagttgataatgcaataagtggcaagaatgatacaagTGGCAAgaacgaagcaaacaaagatgccgctagtgatattggagccggtgagcatgctcatggaaagggaatatattcaaacatgaactttgactatggacaactcattaaAGGTTCACCTCTACATACTCCTTCCGTCAACATTGGCAaaccacctcactttgatggaacaagatacaccgattggtcttacaagatgaagatgcatctcattgccgcaagactttgggaagttatgaatgttggtgtgatgattcctaccgatgaagatagagagataactccagaagaagtgcacaatctccatcaaaatgcacaagccgtagcattgcttgtgtcaagcctagctccggatgagtttagaaaggtgaatggaatggaaagtgcaaagcaaatttgggatactttaaaagtatcatttgaaggagatatgagtgtgagaaaaggcaacattgagttacttcatggtgaattggaaatatttgtgttcttgcaaaatgaaacaacacaatccatgtttgataggcttatggcattggtAAACTGCATAAGAGgtcttggaagcaccgaatgggatgacaaggttgctagaaagatgttgagaacctatagagctaagaacaacatgctagcgtccgtgatcatggacaggcccggttatgatgagatgacaccccaagaagttctttcaaaactcaagcatcataagtgtctagatgaagatgcaatcaatccTCACAATCAAAATactaatgcaatgggatacaacaagaatgcagcccttaaagcaactcaacaacatgaaggtcaaggttcaagttaagagaagaagaagaaagtgaaggatgattcctcaagtggagatgAAGATTCCAATGCGGAGGTTGAATTTAtaattagaaatcttagaaagtttatgaagaagaagagcaatcgCAAGACATATGGTAATGGAAAGAGAAGGTACAAGAAGacattttgctatggatgtggtcaaatcggtcacttaatagccaattgtcctaatgagaagaagcacaagcacgacaagtatgaagacaagaagaacaaaggcaagaagagaggtgaagctcatcttggtgaagagtgggagtcaaatgatagtgactcaa
This sequence is a window from Miscanthus floridulus cultivar M001 chromosome 10, ASM1932011v1, whole genome shotgun sequence. Protein-coding genes within it:
- the LOC136486764 gene encoding uncharacterized protein isoform X1; amino-acid sequence: MGKNFSILTSNLQIYCLTRDMVPKIADFGLSRLFSGTRQSHTTENLLGTLGYAPPEFVDKGKITNKFDVFSLGVIMIKVLAGPDGRSTYSDMSTPQDFIDLLQVQGNWRKMLLAAGWKDASYLDAYCNQVKTCTEIALNCVESNSHKRPCIEDIITMLNETEETIDKLYQHLFVVQPPYLCFPFEPDKLIPCPVHLTNNADHHISFRIQTNNPDIFANSLRGIMPARSTQTYILTMQKQQKPPTNLDTIHIESVVASMPFWDTGYSFTKPEAVHDESKVVKITSLSECASQLASKPRIEVLSLNLNPTYTTIDVHPLQPWVLITTMEAPVIEIWNYKTRSTNGFSVYAQAKLDLPYMLPLIDDVTVAKLIARKRWFVAGDKAGYIHVYRYREMQQLTYFQAHVHGIMDLAVHPTESYVLSASWSEGNVKLWDWEKGWECTRIFKFVDFRNVYGVTFLNIKETDTFAVRGGGGIIKICSLRWSRSSKFILSEYEDPELSHFGYFANGDQLYLITGNGDGTVKIWSMHTQNLVETVRDAHFSSVHTICSDPEHAVLVTGSFDGTVCLWNPNTLRPERTFNFGLGDVTDVKVCTDSSRSYRVVIAHRKGLAMIEMDGNDPVVANTGSSSKVENDLAGSRKRKRPEHDRAEIKNEENDFVVSVMDTGNGAKQTQGIGPRDEEIHSVTDTGNVAEQMQGNGQTDEEMNSVSRKLLGVYPGKLQLPFKANQLTSCSLKLTNTTDDHVAVRLLTKCPKRYIAKMPLCCIVPPKCIYTLIVTVSDQKKRSQLSSDEFLTLESTICLEQDIVGLQNANLNSEAIEFSNFFKQAKDMAADKVYELKLSVVSNPLKATTSVKQQQPEVEVVSNRKFSHVLSLDAHPTEPWILTTNQAGEVAIWDYQVQAIAKSFDFTQRPVYSAKFIAREEWIVAGDGYGMIYVYNYHTKEEVTSIEAHDSDITSLDVHPTDPLVLSSSDDHLIKLWNWQKNNWKCIRTFEGHSDRVKHVNFNPMDTNSFATASLDHTIKIWNISSPESKITMSDHPDGLLCVQSYTIDMRQYLIAGSWDGTAQIWDMETGRLVQTLKGHVRHISCVYHHPELPVVITGSHDGTVRLWNSTTYRLESIVGINLGVVHALGYIKDLRRIVVGCHQGIAIMGLNYS
- the LOC136486764 gene encoding uncharacterized protein isoform X4 gives rise to the protein MGKNFSILTSNLQIYCLTRDMVPKIADFGLSRLFSGTRQSHTTENLLGTLGYAPPEFVDKGKITNKFDVFSLGVIMIKVLAGPDGRSTYSDMSTPQDFIDLLQVQGNWRKMLLAAGWKDASYLDAYCNQVKTCTEIALNCVESNSHKRPCIEDIITMLNETEETIDKLYQHLFVVQPPYLCFPFEPDKLIPCPVHLTNNADHHISFRIQTNNPDIFANSLRGIMPARSTQTYILTMQKQQKPPTNLDTIHIESVVASMPFWDTGYSFTKPEAVHDESKVVKITSLSECASQLASKPRIEVLSLNLNPTYTTIDVHPLQPWVLITTMEAPVIEIWNYKTRSTNGFSVYAQAKLDLPYMLPLIDDVTVAKLIARKRWFVAGDKAGYIHVYRYREMQQLTYFQAHVHGIMDLAVHPTESYVLSASWSEGNVKLWDWEKGWECTRIFKFVDFRNVYGVTFLNIKETDTFAVRGGGGIIKICSLRWSRSSKFILSEYEDPELSHFGYFANGDQLYLITGNGDGTVKIWSMHTQNLVETVRDAHFSSVHTICSDPEHAVLVTGSFDGTVCLWNPNTLRPERTFNFGLGDVTDVKVCTDSSRRVVIAHRKGLAMIEMDGNDPVVANTGSSSKVENDLAGSRKRKRPEHDRAEIKNEENDFVVSVMDTGNGAKQTQGIGPRDEEIHSVTDTGNVAEQMQGNGQTDEEMNSVSRKLLGVYPGKLQLPFKANQLTSCSLKLTNTTDDHVAVRLLTKCPKRYIAKMPLCCIVPPKCIYTLIVTVSDQKKRSQLSSDEFLTLESTICLEQDIVGLQNANLNSEAIEFSNFFKQAKDMAADKVYELKLSVVSNPLKATTSVKQQQPEVEVVSNRKFSHVLSLDAHPTEPWILTTNQAGEVAIWDYQVQAIAKSFDFTQRPVYSAKFIAREEWIVAGDGYGMIYVYNYHTKEEVTSIEAHDSDITSLDVHPTDPLVLSSSDDHLIKLWNWQKNNWKCIRTFEGHSDRVKHVNFNPMDTNSFATASLDHTIKIWNISSPESKITMSDHPDGLLCVQSYTIDMRQYLIAGSWDGTAQIWDMETGRLVQTLKGHVRHISCVYHHPELPVVITGSHDGTVRLWNSTTYRLESIVGINLGVVHALGYIKDLRRIVVGCHQGIAIMGLNYS
- the LOC136486764 gene encoding uncharacterized protein isoform X2 yields the protein MGKNFSILTSNLQIYCLTRDMVPKIADFGLSRLFSGTRQSHTTENLLGTLGYAPPEFVDKGKITNKFDVFSLGVIMIKVLAGPDGRSTYSDMSTPQDFIDLLQVQGNWRKMLLAAGWKDASYLDAYCNQVKTCTEIALNCVESNSHKRPCIEDIITMLNETEETIDKLYQHLFVVQPPYLCFPFEPDKLIPCPVHLTNNADHHISFRIQTNNPDIFANSLRGIMPARSTQTYILTMQKQQKPPTNLDTIHIESVVASMPFWDTGYSFTKPEAVHDESKVVKITSLSECASQLASKPRIEVLSLNLNPTYTTIDVHPLQPWVLITTMEAPVIEIWNYKTRSTNGFSVYAQAKLDLPYMLPLIDDVTVAKLIARKRWFVAGDKAGYIHVYRYREMQQLTYFQAHVHGIMDLAVHPTESYVLSASWSEGNVKLWDWEKGWECTRIFKFVDFRNVYGVTFLNIKETDTFAVRGGGGIIKICSLRWSRSSKFILSEYEDPELSHFGYFANGDQLYLITGNGDGTVKIWSMHTQNLVETVRDAHFSSVHTICSDPEHAVLVTGSFDGTVCLWNPNTLRPERTFNFGLGDVTDVKVCTDSSRSYRVVIAHRKGLAMIEMDGNDPVVANTGSSSKVENDLAGSRKRKRPEHDRAEIKNEENDFVVSVMDTGNGAKQTQGIGPRDEEIHSVTDTGNVAEQMQGNGQTDEEMNSVSRKLLGVYPGKLQLPFKANQLTSCSLKLTNTTDDHVAVRLLTKCPKRYIAKMPLCCIVPPKCIYTLIVTVSDQKKRSQLSSDEFLTLESTICLEQDIVGLQNANLNSEAIEFSNFFKQAKDMAADKVYELKLSVVSNPLKATTSVKQQPEVEVVSNRKFSHVLSLDAHPTEPWILTTNQAGEVAIWDYQVQAIAKSFDFTQRPVYSAKFIAREEWIVAGDGYGMIYVYNYHTKEEVTSIEAHDSDITSLDVHPTDPLVLSSSDDHLIKLWNWQKNNWKCIRTFEGHSDRVKHVNFNPMDTNSFATASLDHTIKIWNISSPESKITMSDHPDGLLCVQSYTIDMRQYLIAGSWDGTAQIWDMETGRLVQTLKGHVRHISCVYHHPELPVVITGSHDGTVRLWNSTTYRLESIVGINLGVVHALGYIKDLRRIVVGCHQGIAIMGLNYS
- the LOC136486764 gene encoding uncharacterized protein isoform X7 → MEAPVIEIWNYKTRAKLDLPYMLPLIDDVTVAKLIARKRWFVAGDKAGYIHVYRYREMQQLTYFQAHVHGIMDLAVHPTESYVLSASWSEGNVKLWDWEKGWECTRIFKFVDFRNVYGVTFLNIKETDTFAVRGGGGIIKICSLRWSRSSKFILSEYEDPELSHFGYFANGDQLYLITGNGDGTVKIWSMHTQNLVETVRDAHFSSVHTICSDPEHAVLVTGSFDGTVCLWNPNTLRPERTFNFGLGDVTDVKVCTDSSRSYRVVIAHRKGLAMIEMDGNDPVVANTGSSSKVENDLAGSRKRKRPEHDRAEIKNEENDFVVSVMDTGNGAKQTQGIGPRDEEIHSVTDTGNVAEQMQGNGQTDEEMNSVSRKLLGVYPGKLQLPFKANQLTSCSLKLTNTTDDHVAVRLLTKCPKRYIAKMPLCCIVPPKCIYTLIVTVSDQKKRSQLSSDEFLTLESTICLEQDIVGLQNANLNSEAIEFSNFFKQAKDMAADKVYELKLSVVSNPLKATTSVKQQQPEVEVVSNRKFSHVLSLDAHPTEPWILTTNQAGEVAIWDYQVQAIAKSFDFTQRPVYSAKFIAREEWIVAGDGYGMIYVYNYHTKEEVTSIEAHDSDITSLDVHPTDPLVLSSSDDHLIKLWNWQKNNWKCIRTFEGHSDRVKHVNFNPMDTNSFATASLDHTIKIWNISSPESKITMSDHPDGLLCVQSYTIDMRQYLIAGSWDGTAQIWDMETGRLVQTLKGHVRHISCVYHHPELPVVITGSHDGTVRLWNSTTYRLESIVGINLGVVHALGYIKDLRRIVVGCHQGIAIMGLNYS
- the LOC136486764 gene encoding uncharacterized protein isoform X6, coding for MGKNFSILTSNLQIYCLTRDMVPKIADFGLSRLFSGTRQSHTTENLLGTLGYAPPEFVDKGKITNKFDVFSLGVIMIKVLAGPDGRSTYSDMSTPQDFIDLLQVQGNWRKMLLAAGWKDASYLDAYCNQVKTCTEIALNCVESNSHKRPCIEDIITMLNETEETIDKLYQHLFVVQPPYLCFPFEPDKLIPCPVHLTNNADHHISFRIQTNNPDIFANSLRGIMPARSTQTYILTMQKQQKPPTNLDTIHIESVVASMPFWDTGYSFTKPEAVHDESKVVKITSLSECASQLASKPRIEVLSLNLNPTYTTIDVHPLQPWVLITTMEAPVIEIWNYKTRSTNGFSVYAQAKLDLPYMLPLIDDVTVAKLIARKRWFVAGDKAGYIHVYRYREMQQLTYFQAHVHGIMDLAVHPTESYVLSASWSEGNVKLWDWEKGWECTRIFKFVDFRNVYGVTFLNIKETDTFAVRGGGGIIKICSLRWSRSSKFILSEYEDPELSHFGYFANGDQLYLITGNGDGTVKIWSMHTQNLVETVRDAHFSSVHTICSDPEHAVLVTGSFDGTVCLWNPNTLSYRVVIAHRKGLAMIEMDGNDPVVANTGSSSKVENDLAGSRKRKRPEHDRAEIKNEENDFVVSVMDTGNGAKQTQGIGPRDEEIHSVTDTGNVAEQMQGNGQTDEEMNSVSRKLLGVYPGKLQLPFKANQLTSCSLKLTNTTDDHVAVRLLTKCPKRYIAKMPLCCIVPPKCIYTLIVTVSDQKKRSQLSSDEFLTLESTICLEQDIVGLQNANLNSEAIEFSNFFKQAKDMAADKVYELKLSVVSNPLKATTSVKQQQPEVEVVSNRKFSHVLSLDAHPTEPWILTTNQAGEVAIWDYQVQAIAKSFDFTQRPVYSAKFIAREEWIVAGDGYGMIYVYNYHTKEEVTSIEAHDSDITSLDVHPTDPLVLSSSDDHLIKLWNWQKNNWKCIRTFEGHSDRVKHVNFNPMDTNSFATASLDHTIKIWNISSPESKITMSDHPDGLLCVQSYTIDMRQYLIAGSWDGTAQIWDMETGRLVQTLKGHVRHISCVYHHPELPVVITGSHDGTVRLWNSTTYRLESIVGINLGVVHALGYIKDLRRIVVGCHQGIAIMGLNYS
- the LOC136486764 gene encoding uncharacterized protein isoform X5; the protein is MGKNFSILTSNLQIYCLTRDMVPKIADFGLSRLFSGTRQSHTTENLLGTLGYAPPEFVDKGKITNKFDVFSLGVIMIKVLAGPDGRSTYSDMSTPQDFIDLLQVQGNWRKMLLAAGWKDASYLDAYCNQVKTCTEIALNCVESNSHKRPCIEDIITMLNETEETIDKLYQHLFVVQPPYLCFPFEPDKLIPCPVHLTNNADHHISFRIQTNNPDIFANSLRGIMPARSTQTYILTMQKQQKPPTNLDTIHIESVVASMPFWDTGYSFTKPEAVHDESKVVKITSLSECASQLASKPRIEVLSLNLNPTYTTIDVHPLQPWVLITTMEAPVIEIWNYKTRAKLDLPYMLPLIDDVTVAKLIARKRWFVAGDKAGYIHVYRYREMQQLTYFQAHVHGIMDLAVHPTESYVLSASWSEGNVKLWDWEKGWECTRIFKFVDFRNVYGVTFLNIKETDTFAVRGGGGIIKICSLRWSRSSKFILSEYEDPELSHFGYFANGDQLYLITGNGDGTVKIWSMHTQNLVETVRDAHFSSVHTICSDPEHAVLVTGSFDGTVCLWNPNTLRPERTFNFGLGDVTDVKVCTDSSRSYRVVIAHRKGLAMIEMDGNDPVVANTGSSSKVENDLAGSRKRKRPEHDRAEIKNEENDFVVSVMDTGNGAKQTQGIGPRDEEIHSVTDTGNVAEQMQGNGQTDEEMNSVSRKLLGVYPGKLQLPFKANQLTSCSLKLTNTTDDHVAVRLLTKCPKRYIAKMPLCCIVPPKCIYTLIVTVSDQKKRSQLSSDEFLTLESTICLEQDIVGLQNANLNSEAIEFSNFFKQAKDMAADKVYELKLSVVSNPLKATTSVKQQQPEVEVVSNRKFSHVLSLDAHPTEPWILTTNQAGEVAIWDYQVQAIAKSFDFTQRPVYSAKFIAREEWIVAGDGYGMIYVYNYHTKEEVTSIEAHDSDITSLDVHPTDPLVLSSSDDHLIKLWNWQKNNWKCIRTFEGHSDRVKHVNFNPMDTNSFATASLDHTIKIWNISSPESKITMSDHPDGLLCVQSYTIDMRQYLIAGSWDGTAQIWDMETGRLVQTLKGHVRHISCVYHHPELPVVITGSHDGTVRLWNSTTYRLESIVGINLGVVHALGYIKDLRRIVVGCHQGIAIMGLNYS